TACTATAGGTGTGCTACGGTGATAGATGAAGATTCCTAGAACAACAGTGCAGATAAATGTCCCCAGCAATGAGGCTGCTGTCAAACAGATCCCTAAAGGTTCCTGATAGGAGAGGAACTCGGTTTTCTTAGGAACACAGTGATCTCTCTGGGGGATGGACCAGTAATCTTCTGGACAGCTGAAGCACTCCAAGGAATCTggcaaaaatgcagaaaaaaggtAAATCATGCATTTGTAAGCCAGAACAATTTGtgaaataataacaaaataagaaaacataaaGGCTCACTAGTGCTATTACTGATCTTTCCCTCAGAGCAAGGGATGCAGTCAAAACAGCACTCGGGTTCCCCCTTCTTTCTTACCACACGGGTACCTGGAGGACAGTCGTTGCTGCACACTGACCGGGGTGGCTGAAAGAGAAACATAAGTGTATGTTTCTTATTAAAGTGACTTCAAGTTATACAAGGGACAAAAGGAAAGGAATAACCTTTTTGGGTTTAAAGTTCCAGAAGATTTTGTCTCCATCAAGTATGAGTTGTTCACCATTGAACGCAGACATTTTAACCTCTCCGACATTTTGAACTTTAGTTTGTCCATCAGGGAGCCAGAGCCAGTTCATAACATCATATATTGGTAAGGCATCACCATTGTCATCAAATGACACTTGATCACCAAATGATGTGGTGAAATGAACCCTTTCCAGGTAATAAACAAGCTAATAAAAGGCAAATGAGGAGAAGGTAAAGCACAGATGAAATAACTCAATCAGCATAATCTGGTTAACTGTACTGACTGAGGTCAATTTCAAAAACCAGTTCTCATGTCCCTTTCTCGTGATGTGCTACTTTGTCTTAATATATGAGaatgaaatgaaatacattaaagtttggggTTGTAACACCACAACATataccataaataaataaatatcaagaGGTATAAATATCCTTTAATGGCACTTTATATTCAATTAACAAAAACAGGTAAAGTATATTGTACCTGCCATGGTTCAAGAGTTTGCATAGTGGCACAGCTTTGCTTGTAGAAAGGTCCTTTCCCTGGTTTACACTTTAATATTTCATCAAGGGCATATGCCAGTGCATACACAGCTTTGTAAACATTGTACTCAGACCTGAGATCAGAAACATCCAAGAACTCAGTCTCCACTGCCTCTAAATCCTCGTCTCCAGAGCAAACTTTTCCATCGTTCTCAACCCAACCTGATGGAGTTGGTTTAAATCTGCACTGAAATGTGAATTCCCAAAACTGGTTTAcctgaaatacataaaaagcagcattttaagcaagaatgattttattattatggtCACAAATACCTCACTTAGTGAAGAAAATATCACCATGCTATTTTCAAAGCTGTTGTTGTGTTGTAGATCGGGACGTGTGTGTAGCAAGAAATCCTTGAGGCCTGGTATCGCTCCTCGACGGATAGCGATGCCCAATGTGCCACCAAGGTACGGCATTAGTTGAGTGGTCTGAAGAACAGTAGCGGTGGACCAGGCTTCACTTGCCAACCACTGAAGGCCTGTCAAGTTCTGTCTCACCACCtaattatgtaaaaaatatattttctgttaatttataCAAAATAGACCAATTACATtgaaataagtcaaacactgtacagtgaaatcattttaaaatcaatcaCAGCAGGAGTCACAAAAGCTGTTCATAAAGAATGTACTTTAGTAAGTGGCAAAACATCTGCTGGACCACcacacagatatatatatatatatatatatatatatatatatatatatatatatatatatatatatatatatataccctgcctcttgcccatagactgctggagataggcaccagctcccccacgacccactatggaataagcggtagaaaatgactgactatatataaatatatatgtctatatatatatagatatagatatcgtcacggagtgacattttggattttgttttatggtttcttgtgatggtttattttgtcttgatgtttctattaagtttattagtttgttttgctcctactgcctcctggtgttttgttgttctccCTCATTAAGTTTCCTTATGGTTGTttccttattactttgtatggttctaTTATTATGATTAGTCTCTGTATTAGGGTTTTTTGTTCTCCTGGATTCGTTAGCTCCCcctttagtatctctgtgttccTCCTCGTCTTTATTCCCTTTCTGTGTTCTTATTCTGTTCTGTCTAGCTTAGTTCTTCATGTTTAGTTTCTAGTGTTCCAGTTGTGCTTCCTGTTAGGTCAGCTTgagttattgtttctttttattctagtcctctgcttcattctcagtttgtttctatcagtgtttgtttgtttacttgtagtcagggtttccttttgcttaggccttaggttcttgttattcttctgttccttccagttcctctgtttcctttacctcttggttattctagatttcttatgttttggttattttatcttagtctattgttctgcttaggtcttggtttctctttattgtttatttgtttcacctgttccttctgctcccctgtctccttgtcgcacctgttctctgttcccttgattacctgcctttgtctttccgcagtatattagttggtttggtgtctctgttcgtggctggttccttgtgtttgtcataccccgttctcaacccacgtatttgtgctgagtttttccatgttcctgcaggacctatcttgtaagtttttggatctggactttgtttgtatctgctgtgccttgttttggtttctttgataacctctggaaataaagctgaaaacctttacaacatgttgctgaccagctcttgtctgcactttggtctgccTGCAAACAACATCCtgacagatatatatataggaaGAAAGGAAAATGGATTTCAAGACCAACCTCCTCCATGAGATTAATGATCTGACTCTCATGTGCAAACACAATGACAACACGAGCTGTGGATTTCTTCATTACATCCACAATCCTCTGAAATTCAATCAAATCCTTTTCCCAGGGCAAAACCTCCAAATAGGCTAGACAGCCACCCCCAGACACACCCAGATCTGAACGGAAGGATCGGGCAGCATGCAAGCCGTAGTCATCATCACTTATCAGCAAACCGGCCCAGGTCCAGCCAAAGTGTTTCAGTATTTGAATCATGGCACGCACCTGAGTGAAAAGAAACATACTGAGAGGAAATACTAatgaaatggattctacaggtAATCATGTTTTAGTAGGCTTAAAATTGTTCCTACCCTTGgcacttttttatttaaccaagaCGTTTGTCTGATTGAAAAGAACACAGACATCTctcaaagtgtaaaaaaaaatgttatttaaattcTAGCAACAAATGGCATGTTGGAA
This genomic window from Girardinichthys multiradiatus isolate DD_20200921_A chromosome 18, DD_fGirMul_XY1, whole genome shotgun sequence contains:
- the LOC124884354 gene encoding extracellular calcium-sensing receptor-like → MHKAGDVMLGGLFQVHFFSIFPDLSFTAEPHQLTCNGFDFLGFRQAQTMAFAIDEVNRDSQLLPNVTLGYSLYDNCLTLGIGFRAALALISSQEEQIILNETCEGRPPVLGVVGDSSSTRSIAISTVLGLYRVPMVSYFATCACLSDRQKFPSFFRTIPSDAFQVRAMIQILKHFGWTWAGLLISDDDYGLHAARSFRSDLGVSGGGCLAYLEVLPWEKDLIEFQRIVDVMKKSTARVVIVFAHESQIINLMEEVVRQNLTGLQWLASEAWSTATVLQTTQLMPYLGGTLGIAIRRGAIPGLKDFLLHTRPDLQHNNSFENSMVIFSSLSEVNQFWEFTFQCRFKPTPSGWVENDGKVCSGDEDLEAVETEFLDVSDLRSEYNVYKAVYALAYALDEILKCKPGKGPFYKQSCATMQTLEPWQLVYYLERVHFTTSFGDQVSFDDNGDALPIYDVMNWLWLPDGQTKVQNVGEVKMSAFNGEQLILDGDKIFWNFKPKKPPRSVCSNDCPPGTRVVRKKGEPECCFDCIPCSEGKISNSTNSLECFSCPEDYWSIPQRDHCVPKKTEFLSYQEPLGICLTAASLLGTFICTVVLGIFIYHRSTPIVRANNSELSFNLLLSLKLCFLCSLLFIGRPRLWTCQLRHASFGISFVLCVSCILVKTMVVLAVFKSSKPGGEASLKWFGVSQQRGTVLVLTSVQAAICTAWLISFSPSPHKNTKYHNDKIVYECVVGSAVGFSVLLGYIGILAILSFVLAFLARNLPDNFNEAKLITFSMLIFCAVWVAFVPAYISSPGKYADAVEVFAILASSFGLLLALFGPKCYIILLRPERNTKKAIMGRGIE